From the genome of Neorhodopirellula lusitana:
GTGATTCTCGGTCGCTGGACTCAGCTGAGCTTGTGACGCGTCAAGCTCAGCCACCGTGGCGACGGATGGTGTTGGCGTGGTTGTCGCCGGTGAACCAGCAGCGGTCAGGGATTCGACAAACTGTTGGGCGGACTCGTTCAGAACCCTGGCTTCATCATCCGGAACGCGGCCAGCGGAAACCAATCCAGCGACCATTCGCTGGAAAGCGACCAGGTCCTGGCGTGGGTCTGGCGCGGCGACGCGGGGTAGGACGGCCGACCCAGCCCGTTCATCATCAGCCGCGGAGCTGGTGTGCAATGGCCTCGCGGGTGCCGGTTGGTTGGTCGATCCAGACGCCGAACTGGAGAATAGGAGGCTGATCAGCACCCACGTCGCATGGCCTAAAAGGGTAATGATTCCCCAAGCGACCACGCAAAAAATTAGAATTTCCATCACTGCCGCTCTCGTGAAACCAACGCAAACTACCGGGAAGCCTAGCTTCCCAGTGGTCATCGACGTTGGGCCGGAGCGCGAAAACCGTGATTTACGTGGCCAAAGCCGGTTGGCGGCCACGTAATCTTTTGGAAATGGCGTTCGTCGGCTATCGCAAGACCGACTGAAAACTCATCGGAAACGGATCAAACGGCCGTAACTGGACTAGCTCAACCCTAAGGCAGCAGCTTCTTCGGTGAAGATCGTTTGAGCGCGGTCGGGACCCACTGAAAGCACGCCAACGGGCACGCCGACGAGTTCCTCGATGCGTTTGACGTAGGCCAGAGCGGCTGGCGGGAAGTCAGCCATCGTTCGGGCGTCATCGACCGGCGTGTTCCAGCCAGGGATGGTTTCCAGGATTGGCTTGCAACGTCGCAACTGGTCCGGGTGTGCCGGCACGCGATGAATTTCTTTGCCATCGAGTTCGTAAGCGACGCAGACCTTCAGTTCTTCGAAGTGAGCCAAAACGTCCATCATCATCAACGCCAGCCGAGTCACGCCCGATAGACGAGCGGTGTAGCGAACCGCAACGGCATCGAACCAGCCGCAGCGACGCGGGCGACCGGTCGTGGTACCGAATTCATTTCCAAGGGTGCGGATCTTTTCGCCGGTCGCGTCCTCGAGTTCCGTTGGGAAAGGACCGCCGCCCACGCGTGTGCTGTACGCCTTGCAGACACCCAGTACGTGGTCGATCCATTTAGGTGGAACACCGGCACCGGCACAAACGCCAACTCCGCTGCTGTTGCTGCTGGTGACGAACGGGTAGGTCCCGTGGTCGATATCCAACAGTGCGCCCTGAGCGCCTTCGAAGAGCATCTTTTGGTTCGCTTCGGCGGCATCCAGGATCAAGTCCGTCGTGTCGGCAACCATTGGTGCAAGACGCTCGGCCCAGCCCGCTGCGAGGGGTACCATTTTTTCCGGCGTGATTAACGCCAGGTCTTCTTCGGACGCGCCGAGTTGACGCAGGGTGGTGGTCTTTTGTTCGGCAACTTGAGCAATGCGTTCATCGCGGGAAGGTTCGAGCAAGTCGATCATGCGAATCGCGTGAGTTCGGCCGACCTTATCGCGATAGCAGGGGCCGATGCCGCGATTGGTGGTTCCGATCGATTCACCTCGAACGGACGTCGCGTTGATGGTCGCGTCTTCGATCATGTGCCAAGGCATGACCAAGTGGGCGCGTTCGCTGATCTTCAGGTTGTCTTGGACGTTGACACCGCGAGGTAGCAAGCCGTCAATTTCTTGAAGCATGGTGGTCGGGTTAATCACCACGCCGGGCGTGATGAAGTTTTGCACGTCTTCGTGCAGGATTCCTGAAGGGATGTGGTGCAGTTTGTAAACTTCGTCGCCCGCGACGACCGTGTGACCGGCGTTCGCGCCACCTTGGTAGCGGATCACACAATCAAAACGTGGTGCAAGCAGATCGACGAGTTTGCCCTTGGCCTCATCGCCCCACTGAAGACCAATCACACAAGTACCAGACACTGGAATATTCCTTAGCAACAAAGATGACAGATATCAAAGATCAGATGTCAGACCGACCGATCCAGAACGTTTTCTGGAATCGGTAACCTGTCACCTCAACGGTGCCCGCAATTCAAGAATCGCCTCGTCAGGCTGACCAGGCAGGAGGAACGAATTGCAGACGCTGAACTCAGGCGAGTTCAGTGATGAACACGACACACGCGTCGCACTGCGGCTGAAAACTAGCAGTTCGCAGCCTTCTCGACGGAAGCGGCGTTGATGCCGAAGTGCTCGTAAACTTGATCGAATGGGCCGCTGGCTCCGAAGCTGTGCATGCCGATGAACTTACCATTGGATCCGATCCAGCGATCCCAGCTCATTTGAATTCCGGCTTCGATGGCGACTCGGTTGGTGACCGCGGGTGGCAAGACTTCGTCGATGTAGGACTGGTCTTGTTGAGCGAAAATGTCCATGCAAGGCATGCTGACGACACGCACTTTTTTGCCTGCCGCGGTTAGCTTTTCGCCAGCGTCGACAGCCATGTAAAGTTCACTGCCGCTGCCCATCAAGATCACGTCGGGAGTGCCTTCGCAATCCGACAGGATGTAACCACCCTTCAAACAACCCGATGCCGGTGCGAATTTGGTGCGGTCCATGGTTGGCATGTTTTGACGCGAAAGGACCATTGCGGCAGGATGATCGCTGATCATCATCGCACTGCGGTAGCATTCGGCAACTTCGTTCGCATCCCCAGGGCGGTACACGTTCAAGCCAGGAATCGCTCGGCAAGCCGTCAGGTGCTCAATCGGTTGGTGGGTAGGGCCATCTTCACCAACACCAATCGAATCGTGCGTCAGAATGTAAAGTGTCGGCTGGTGCATGATGCTGGAAAGTCGCATCCCGCCACGCATGTAATCGGTAAAGACAAAGAACGTGGCACAGTAACCACGCAGGCCGGATAGGCACAAACCATTGGTGATGCCTGACATCGCGTGTTCACGAATGCCGAAGTGCAAGTTGCGTCCGTCGTAGGAAGTCGGCAGGAATTCGCCGGCACCTTCGAACTTCAGATCCGACTTGTTGCTGGGTGCCAGGTCAGCACTGCCGCCGATCATGAACGGGATGTTCTTGGCGATCGCGTTAAGGACCTTGCCGCTGCTGTTCCGGGTGGCATCGCCCTTGGCGTCAGCTTCAAAGACAGGAATGTCCTTGTCCCAACCTTGAGGCAGTTTTCCATCGAACATCGCTTGCAACTCAGCAGCCTTGGCGGGTTCGGCCGCTTGATACTTGGTCCAAACGTCTTCCCATGCGGCGGATGCTGCCGCACCCCGTTTACCAACGCCGTCGGCGAAGTGTTCTTTCAC
Proteins encoded in this window:
- the tkt gene encoding transketolase, coding for MTATSTDIQTLAIDTIRALSMDAVQTANSGHPGTPMALAPVAYQLFQNAMDYDPAKPHWPGRDRFVLSCGHASMLLYSTLHLIGTKATDIHGNPTGGESITLDSIKKFRQIGSVCAGHPEYAEAAGIETTTGPLGAGVSNSVGMAMAEKWLAANYNTDDLTLFNYNTYAICSDGDLMEGIATEAASVAGHLKLDNLCWLYDDNNITIEGDTDLAFSEDIGMKFEGMGWNVLKVDNANDVEALNKAVAAFKACSDKPTLVIVKSIIGYGAPNKQNTHGAHGAPLGWDEVALAKKSYGLPEDEKFYVPAGVKEHFADGVGKRGAAASAAWEDVWTKYQAAEPAKAAELQAMFDGKLPQGWDKDIPVFEADAKGDATRNSSGKVLNAIAKNIPFMIGGSADLAPSNKSDLKFEGAGEFLPTSYDGRNLHFGIREHAMSGITNGLCLSGLRGYCATFFVFTDYMRGGMRLSSIMHQPTLYILTHDSIGVGEDGPTHQPIEHLTACRAIPGLNVYRPGDANEVAECYRSAMMISDHPAAMVLSRQNMPTMDRTKFAPASGCLKGGYILSDCEGTPDVILMGSGSELYMAVDAGEKLTAAGKKVRVVSMPCMDIFAQQDQSYIDEVLPPAVTNRVAIEAGIQMSWDRWIGSNGKFIGMHSFGASGPFDQVYEHFGINAASVEKAANC
- a CDS encoding adenylosuccinate synthase: MSGTCVIGLQWGDEAKGKLVDLLAPRFDCVIRYQGGANAGHTVVAGDEVYKLHHIPSGILHEDVQNFITPGVVINPTTMLQEIDGLLPRGVNVQDNLKISERAHLVMPWHMIEDATINATSVRGESIGTTNRGIGPCYRDKVGRTHAIRMIDLLEPSRDERIAQVAEQKTTTLRQLGASEEDLALITPEKMVPLAAGWAERLAPMVADTTDLILDAAEANQKMLFEGAQGALLDIDHGTYPFVTSSNSSGVGVCAGAGVPPKWIDHVLGVCKAYSTRVGGGPFPTELEDATGEKIRTLGNEFGTTTGRPRRCGWFDAVAVRYTARLSGVTRLALMMMDVLAHFEELKVCVAYELDGKEIHRVPAHPDQLRRCKPILETIPGWNTPVDDARTMADFPPAALAYVKRIEELVGVPVGVLSVGPDRAQTIFTEEAAALGLS